GGCACGCAAAGCTGCCTTGCGCAGCGAATGGGTTCTCTAAAAGGCGGCGCCAACCTATCGTTGAGTCCATCGACAACCCACCTTTCCGATGGAACGACACCATGACTCCCCACCTTTTCCGCCCCCTCAAGCTCGGCCGCTTCTCGCTCGATCATCGCGTGGCCATGGCGCCGCTGACGCGCTCGCGGGCCGGCCAGCCAGGCAATGTGCCGACCTCGATGAACGTCGAGTATTACCGGCAACGTGCCGGCGCGGCGCTGATCATCACCGAAGCCACGCAGATCTCGCAGCAAGGGCAGGGCTATGCATGGACGCCCGGCATTTACACGCCGGAACAGGTCGACGCGTGGCGCGCGGTCAGCGGCGCCGTGCATGCCGAAGGCGGCCGGATGTTTCTGCAGTTGTGGCATGTCGGCCGCGTTTCGCATCCGGTGTTTCAGCCTGACGGCGGATTGCCGGTCGCGCCGAGCGCGATGCCCGTGCCCGGCAAAACCTTCATCGTCGACGACGAAGGCAACGGCGTCTGGGGCGACATTCCCGTGTCGCAGGCACTGAGCGTCGCGGGGATCCGCGAGATCGTCGACGACTATCGCCGTGCCGCGCGCAATGCGATGTCGGCAGGCATGGACGGCGTGGAGATTCACGCGGGCAATGGCTATCTGCTCGATCAGTTCATCAATAGCGCGAGCAACCATCGCGACGATGAATACGGCGGCAGCATCGAGAACCGGGCGCGCCTGCTGCTCGATGTCGTCGAAGCGGTGTGCGATGAAGTCGGCGCGCAAAACGTGGCGGTGCGCCTCACGCCAATGGGCCGCTTCATGGGCATGGGCGACGATACGCCGGAAGCCACGTTCGGTTACATCGTGCGCCGTCTCGACGCGCTGAACCTCGCGTATCTGCACCTCGTGGAACCGGCGATGGTCGGCACCGTCAAGGACAACGACGTCGATCCGCGCTGGGACGCGATCATCAAGCAACTGCGCAGCGAGTTTCGCGGCGTGCTGATGCTTGCAGGTGGCTACGACGCCGCGACCGCGGAGGCCGCGCTCGTGTCCGGCCGCGCCGACATCATCGCGTTTGGCCGGCCGTTCATCGCGAATCCTGATCTGCCTGTCAGGTTGCGTGACGAGTTGCCGCTCAATGTGGCCGACAGCAGCACGTTCTTCGGTGGCGGTGAGGTGGGCTACATCGATTATCCGGCGCTGGTCTGAGGCTCGTCTGACGTGAGTGCCTGCGGCTCGCCGACGTTTGGGCGCCGCAGGTTTCTGGCGTGGTTGATCGAGGGAGCGGTCTGAGCGGGATGTTCCGCAACGAGGAAAGATCACATCGATTTCCATCGGCATCGATCCATCAAACGGATTGCGCCAAAATGTTATATGATGGTCATCATGAAAAAGCCATCCGTCCAGTCAAAACCCGCCAGCCGGAAGGAACTCACGCACGAGCGCATCGTGGAGGTCGCCGCGCGCGCGATTCGGCGCAGCGGCTATGACGGCACCGGTGTGGCCGACATCATGAAAGAGGCCGGGCTGACGCATGGCGGCTTTTATGCGCACTTTCCATCACGCGAGGCGTTGCTTGCCGAAGCGGCCGACCGCGCGGGAGCTGAAACCGTGGCCCTGTCGGAGCGCATCGCCGCTTCGGTGCCGCCGGAGCAGGCGTTGCCGTCCATGGTGCGCGCCTATCTGTCGAAAGAGCATTGCGACGGCATAGAGAACGGCTGCCCGATCTCCGCGCTCGGGTCGGAAATGCCTCGCCAGGCGCCGCTCGTCAGGCGTGCGGCCACTCGCCGCATCAAGGAAATGATCGACGTCGTTGCGCGCCAGTTGCCGGATTGGGGGCAGCCGGAGGCGCATGAAGAGGCGCTGACGATGATCGCCACGCTGGTCGGCACGCTGATGCTGGCGCGCGCCGTCGACGACCCCAAGTTGTCGGAAAGTTTTCGTGAAGCCGCATTGAAAAAACTCGCACCGACTGACGTGTGAACCCGCCGGCCGAGTGCCGG
This genomic stretch from Paraburkholderia bryophila harbors:
- a CDS encoding alkene reductase — translated: MTPHLFRPLKLGRFSLDHRVAMAPLTRSRAGQPGNVPTSMNVEYYRQRAGAALIITEATQISQQGQGYAWTPGIYTPEQVDAWRAVSGAVHAEGGRMFLQLWHVGRVSHPVFQPDGGLPVAPSAMPVPGKTFIVDDEGNGVWGDIPVSQALSVAGIREIVDDYRRAARNAMSAGMDGVEIHAGNGYLLDQFINSASNHRDDEYGGSIENRARLLLDVVEAVCDEVGAQNVAVRLTPMGRFMGMGDDTPEATFGYIVRRLDALNLAYLHLVEPAMVGTVKDNDVDPRWDAIIKQLRSEFRGVLMLAGGYDAATAEAALVSGRADIIAFGRPFIANPDLPVRLRDELPLNVADSSTFFGGGEVGYIDYPALV
- a CDS encoding TetR/AcrR family transcriptional regulator; this translates as MMVIMKKPSVQSKPASRKELTHERIVEVAARAIRRSGYDGTGVADIMKEAGLTHGGFYAHFPSREALLAEAADRAGAETVALSERIAASVPPEQALPSMVRAYLSKEHCDGIENGCPISALGSEMPRQAPLVRRAATRRIKEMIDVVARQLPDWGQPEAHEEALTMIATLVGTLMLARAVDDPKLSESFREAALKKLAPTDV